A stretch of Gymnodinialimonas phycosphaerae DNA encodes these proteins:
- a CDS encoding GumC family protein produces MTRAAEATSNQASDEIDLMALLGVLWRGKLWIMLVAAIFGALAIFYGTRVAVPMYPARVTLAMDAQQQQVIGDIESIFGGGDVSPFTMNTEFEILRSRTLIGRLVDEMNLTEDPEFNPFLAEPGLLTRLRMSWTDWEPTPPDPDRLRNRVIDRVIGRLSISNIRLSMAFNVEITTTDPTKSMDMVNTLAEIYIDNQIRRKLDQAQRAIQFLSERTTELEASVEALEQDLARRMEESDVIDAELLQAQNIQLRDLRSRVEDAQVRLAEDRSLQVAIAEADDFEALVTLLEGTRDTRFIGIIQRYRAGRLGEEATRVALEGIADDLENDIRRTQIQLASLQASADELSSQLALQSDELIAIQQLEREVEASRLLYETFLTRLQEASIQQGLETADSSVLSAAVPRGRSSPRIVRLTAVALFLGGVIGAAIAMFREWRFAGFRTTDEVRSITGSSVLGALPSMAVRGRKEVLKYLKDKPNSVFAESVRNLRTSILMVNPDKEPQVILVTSSIPGEGKTTMSLSLARYMGSLEGRRVLLLEADIRRQTLRAYVDDERPEGVKLLDVLLGKARLENADLFDADLGVEVLMGSGGEYNAADLFESRRFGDLITRLRDTYDHIIIDSPPVLAVPDARVLTRYADATIFAIRWGHTSRTQVRQGLDMLDSVGHPADGTVLTQVDQRKMKSYGYGGQYGYDGYSSGYYAKD; encoded by the coding sequence ATGACCCGAGCAGCCGAAGCGACGTCCAATCAAGCCTCTGACGAAATCGACCTGATGGCCCTTCTGGGAGTGTTATGGCGCGGGAAGCTTTGGATCATGCTCGTCGCTGCGATTTTCGGTGCGTTGGCGATTTTCTATGGCACGCGTGTTGCGGTTCCCATGTATCCGGCGCGCGTCACGCTGGCGATGGATGCGCAGCAGCAGCAAGTCATCGGCGATATCGAAAGCATTTTCGGCGGTGGCGATGTCAGCCCCTTCACGATGAATACCGAATTCGAAATCCTGCGCTCGCGCACCCTGATCGGGCGCTTGGTCGATGAGATGAACCTGACCGAAGACCCCGAGTTCAATCCCTTCCTGGCCGAGCCCGGCCTCCTGACCCGGCTGCGGATGTCCTGGACCGATTGGGAGCCGACGCCCCCGGACCCGGATCGCCTGCGCAACCGGGTCATTGATCGGGTGATTGGCCGTTTGTCGATCAGCAACATCCGCCTTTCCATGGCGTTCAACGTCGAGATCACGACAACGGATCCCACGAAATCCATGGACATGGTCAACACCTTGGCCGAGATCTACATCGACAACCAGATCCGCAGAAAGCTGGATCAGGCGCAGCGTGCCATCCAGTTCCTTTCCGAGCGCACGACCGAGCTGGAGGCCAGTGTGGAAGCGCTGGAGCAGGATCTTGCCCGCCGGATGGAGGAATCCGACGTTATCGATGCGGAACTTTTGCAGGCGCAAAACATTCAGCTGCGCGATCTGCGTTCGCGGGTGGAAGATGCGCAGGTCCGGTTGGCGGAAGACCGGTCGCTTCAGGTGGCGATTGCGGAGGCTGATGATTTCGAAGCGCTGGTAACGCTTCTCGAAGGCACCCGTGACACCCGCTTCATCGGGATCATCCAGCGCTACCGTGCCGGACGCCTCGGAGAAGAGGCGACCCGTGTGGCCTTGGAGGGGATCGCGGATGACCTGGAAAACGACATTCGCCGCACGCAGATCCAACTGGCGTCGCTGCAAGCCTCCGCTGATGAGTTGTCGTCGCAGCTGGCCTTGCAATCGGACGAGTTGATCGCCATCCAGCAGCTGGAGCGCGAGGTCGAGGCATCGCGTCTTCTTTACGAGACCTTCCTGACGCGTCTTCAGGAGGCCAGCATTCAGCAGGGTCTTGAAACTGCCGACAGCAGCGTGCTGTCCGCCGCCGTGCCCCGCGGGCGGTCGAGCCCGCGTATCGTGCGGTTGACGGCGGTTGCCCTGTTCCTTGGCGGCGTGATCGGCGCTGCGATTGCAATGTTCCGCGAGTGGCGTTTTGCCGGTTTCCGCACCACCGATGAAGTACGCAGCATCACCGGAAGCTCTGTCCTTGGTGCGTTGCCCTCCATGGCGGTGCGCGGCCGCAAGGAAGTCTTGAAGTACCTCAAGGACAAGCCGAACTCGGTTTTCGCCGAGTCCGTTCGAAACCTGCGGACATCGATCCTTATGGTGAACCCGGACAAGGAGCCGCAGGTGATCCTTGTGACGTCGTCCATCCCCGGCGAAGGCAAGACGACGATGTCGCTGTCGCTTGCGCGCTATATGGGATCGCTGGAAGGTCGGCGGGTTCTGTTGCTCGAGGCTGATATTCGCCGCCAGACCCTGCGGGCCTATGTCGATGATGAGCGACCCGAGGGCGTGAAGCTGCTCGATGTGTTGTTGGGCAAGGCCCGGCTTGAGAATGCCGACCTTTTCGATGCGGATCTTGGCGTCGAAGTGTTGATGGGGTCGGGGGGCGAATACAATGCGGCGGACCTCTTTGAATCGCGTCGCTTCGGTGATCTGATTACGCGCCTTCGCGATACCTATGACCACATCATCATCGACAGCCCCCCTGTCCTTGCCGTCCCGGACGCCCGCGTTTTGACGCGCTATGCGGATGCGACCATCTTTGCGATCCGCTGGGGCCACACCTCGCGCACGCAAGTTCGGCAGGGTCTTGATATGCTGGATTCCGTCGGACATCCGGCGGATGGAACCGTCTTGACGCAGGTCGATCAGCGCAAGATGAAGAGCTATGGGTACGGCGGCCAATACGGCTATGACGGGTATTCCTCGGGCTACTACGCCAAGGATTGA